One Miscanthus floridulus cultivar M001 chromosome 11, ASM1932011v1, whole genome shotgun sequence DNA window includes the following coding sequences:
- the LOC136490782 gene encoding telomere-binding protein 1-like has product MMVRKRLVYRSRGRRIPTMPRVPNSARGKRSTRRKKDENDLCAFDLLATVAGNLLADQDNSSNVPNTNAAKAKKRKSVKEEHSDEILPLKDVAMEKDVGSGSVSAFPRQANNCLAENSSTRNEAESILESLTMKSNMLAKIPECGSHGIHHPGPSSSVEPEQVQQAEPKVIRRQADGHAVAYGIFDSMDVDGKPPALVSSDSSSCVPLSSHDKEHQTSSLYRGEVRYTADRDDDENSSGCPHPSTIENKGCKPQYLGNHRIRKLLASKVRKAARNKICGGIPSKKICGGLSNKGSKLNLCGKKISTTRQKVQRTIFKKKKLAHHTTSFAKEMLTEASRTSFATGGQNKSCESENYHVKLRIKSFNIPELFIKVPENATIGSLKRTVMDVVNSIMEGGLRVGVLLQGKDIQDDNKTLRQAGICHDKKLNNIDFTLQCERERESPSGVIIPEQMDFLTADMVEPLARMKCEEPFPEADVGDDNQQSKAPYRSRSLSDLYSVHGPVEMASQDTSASSQAIIPVSPAPSDIGALAIVPLCKSKQSEIGQRRIRRPFTVGEVEALVGAVEQLGTGRWRAVKTLAFDNIEHRTYVDLKDKWKTLVHTASISPQQRRGQPVPQELLDRVLAAQAYWSQHLQDKPRGKARLLPEICFP; this is encoded by the exons ATGATGGTGCGCAAGAGATTGGTTTATAGATCCCGTGGCCGTCGAATTCCAACTATGCCACGTGTTCCAAACTCAGCTCGG GGAAAACGCTCTACCAGAagaaagaaagatgagaatgATTTGTGTGCATTTGATTTGCTCGCAACTGTGGCAGGAAACTTATTAGCAGATCAGGACAATTCATCTAATGTTCCTAATACCAATGCAGCAAAAGCTAAAAAAAGGAAATCAGTTAAGGAAGAACACTCCGATGAAATTCTGCCTCTAAAAGATGTGGCTATGGAGAAAGATGTGGGTTCTGGGAGTGTCAGTGCCTTTCCTAGGCAAGCTAACAACTGCTTGGCAGAAAACTCGTCGACAAGAAATGAAGCTGAATCAATATTAGAGTCACTAACAATGAAATCAAATATGTTAGCAAAAATTCCTGAGTGTGGATCTCATGGAATACACCATCCAGGACCCTCAAGTTCAGTAGAGCCTGAACAAGTGCAGCAAGCTGAACCTAAAGTGATCAGAAGACAAGCAGATGGGCATGCTGTGGCTTACGGTATATTTGACTCCATGGATGTGGATGGCAAACCTCCGGCTTTGGTTAGTTCTGACAGTAGCTCATGTGTCCCTCTGAGCAGCCATGACAAGGAACATCAAACCTCTTCCTTGTATCGGGGTGAAGTGCGGTATACTGcagatagagatgatgatgaaaatTCTTCTGGGTGCCCGCAtccaagcaccatagaaaataaGGGTTGCAAACCACAATATCTAGGTAACCATAGGATAAGGAAATTGCTTGCCTCGAAGGTAAGGAAGGCAGCACGTAATAAGATTTGTGGAGGGATTCCGTCAAAAAAGATCTGTGGAGGGTTGTCAAACAAAG GTAGCAAGCTAAACTTATGTGGGAAAAAGATATCCACCACACGTCAAAAGGTGCAAAGGACGATTTTCAAGAAGAAAAAGTTAGCACATCATACAACATCTTTTGCTAAAGAGATGCTAACTGAAG CTAGCAGGACATCGTTTGCTACTGGAGGTCAAAATAAATCGTGTGAATCTGAGAACTACCATG TTAAGCTAAGAATCAAGTCATTCAACATCCCAGAATTGTTCATTAAGGTCCCAGAAAATGCAACCATTGGATCACTGAAG AGAACTGTCATGGATGTTGTCAATAGTATAATGGAAGGTGGTCTACGCGTTGGTGTTCTTCTTCAAGGAAAGGATATCCAAGACGACAACAAGACACTTCGTCAAGCTGGGATATGCCATGATAAAAAACTAAATAACATAGACTTCACGTTGCAATGCGAACGTGAGCGAGAGTCTCCCTCTGGAGTCATTATACCAGAACAGATGGATTTCCTCACTGCAGATATGGTGGAGCCATTAGCTAG GATGAAGTGTGAAGAACCTTTTCCTGAAGCTGATGTCGGAGATGACAACCAGCAGTCTAAAGCCCCTTATCGAAGCCGCTCTCTCTCTGATCTGTACTCTGTTCATGGTCCTGTTGAGATGGCTTCACAAGACACATCAGCAAGCTCCCAAGCCATCATCCCTGTTTCACCCGCACCTTCAGACATAGGTGCTCTAGCCATTGTGCCCCTTTGTAAGTCCAAGCAATCCGAAATTGGGCAAAGGCGCATAAGGAGGCCCTTCACTGTTGGTGAGGTTGAGGCGCTGGTGGGAGCGGTTGAACAGCTTGGGACTGGAAG gtgGAGAGCTGTTAAAACGCTTGCCTTTGACAATATAGAGCACAGGACCTATGTCGACCTTAAG GACAAGTGGAAGACCCTGGTTCACACTGCAAGTATATCCCCGCAACAGCGAAGAGGTCAGCCAGTTCCACAAGAACTTCTGGACCGTGTCCTCGCAGCGCAGGCCTACTGGTCCCAGCACCTCCAGGACAAGCCCCGGGGCAAGGCTCGTCTTCTTCCTGAGATTTGCTTTCCCTAG
- the LOC136494655 gene encoding GDSL esterase/lipase At4g26790-like, with product MAAVAVAAAAAMHCRRLLLLPAALLHLHLHLLLVPQPPAVQARVTALIVFGDSTVDAGNNNAIPTAVRSNFPPYGRDFPFPEGRATGRFSNGRVATDFYSEALGLGRAFVPAYLDPAYGIRDMAIGVCFASAGSGLDVATSRAFRVIPLWKQLDMFREYKSRLADHLGAAEAHAVVAGAVYAVSIGTNDFIENYFALTTTRFLEFTLAEYTDYLVGLARGFLTELYGLGARKVGFTGLAPMGCVPLERARAFGRRCAEEYNAAARAFNAALVDMVRELGGELPGAEIRVAEVYDFFEDMVRDPGRHGFARADVGCCGTGTYETGYACGAWAAAPAGTGTCPDADRYVFWDAVHPTERASRLVADHLINTTFGRFV from the exons ATGGCTGCGGTTGCGGTTGCGGCAGCGGCAGCCATGCATTGCCgtcgtctcctcctcctccccgctgCGCTCCTacacctgcacctgcacctgctgCTGGTGCCACAGCCACCAGCAGTGCAGGCGCGTGTGACGGCCCTGATCGTGTTCGGCGACTCCACGGTCGACGCCGGCAACAACAACGCCATCCCGACGGCGGTGCGGAGCAACTTCCCGCCGTACGGGCGGGACTTCCCGTTCCCGGAGGGGCGCGCCACGGGGCGGTTCAGCAACGGCCGCGTGGCCACCGACTTCTACTCGGAGGCCCTCGGGCTCGGCCGCGCCTTCGTGCCGGCCTACCTTGATCCGGCCTACGGCATCCGGGACATGGCGATCGGCGTTTGCTTCGCCTCCGCCGGTTCTGGGCTTGATGTTGCCACCTCACGTGCCTTT AGAGTGATCCCCCTGTGGAAGCAACTGGACATGTTCCGGGAGTACAAGTCCCGGCTGGCTGATCACTTGGGCGCCGCCGAGGCACACGCCGTGGTGGCCGGCGCCGTGTACGCCGTCAGCATCGGCACCAACGACTTCATCGAGAACTACTTCGCGCTGACGACGACGCGGTTCCTCGAGTTCACGCTGGCCGAGTACACGGACTACCTCGTGGGCCTGGCCCGGGGCTTCCTGACGGAGCTCTACGGCCTGGGCGCCCGCAAGGTGGGCTTCACGGGGCTCGCCCCCATGGGCTGCGTGCCGCTGGAGCGCGCCCGCGCCTTCGGCCGCCGCTGCGCCGAGGAGTACAACGCCGCGGCGCGCGCCTTCAACGCGGCGCTCGTGGACATGGTGCGCGAGCTGGGCGGCGAGCTGCCGGGCGCCGAGATCCGGGTGGCGGAGGTCTACGACTTCTTCGAGGACATGGTGCGCGACCCGGGGAGGCACGGCTTCGCGCGCGCCGACGTCGGGTGCTGTGGGACGGGCACCTACGAGACGGGGTACGCGTGCGGCGCGTGGGCAGCGGCGCCGGCGGGGACAGGGACGTGCCCGGACGCCGACCGCTACGTGTTCTGGGACGCCGTGCACCCCACGGAGCGCGCCAGCCGCCTCGTCGCCGACCATCTCATCAACACCACCTTCGGCCGTTTCGTCTGA